AACTTGATTAAAGACNNNTCAAAAATGCTGGTATATTCGCATCTGAGCAATGTCTACGACGGGCTGTAAGGCTCATGATGCTCGTTAGCCCTAAGACTCGCTAACGATAAGGCAAAGTTGTTGAGCTTGTCTCGATCTTTAAGTATACTACCGTTTCTCATAATTTCTCCCATTTAGCGATGTTCGCAGCATTTTTTTACTTATTTATGTAACTAAACTTAACAATTTAATTAATCTTTGTGAACTAACGAGCAAATACGGTTTACCGTACTCAAAAAATATGCAGAGATTGGGAGACGCAAATAAAAATCCCCCACTAAGAGTTATTCTGGAGCCTTGGCGGAGCTTTTCTTGCTCCACTCCTGAATTCGGCGTTGCATATATGCGGTTCCTCCTAGCCATTAATAGACTTCTTGGCATTTGTCGGGGAAAAGGGTAAAGAAACTCAAAATCCTTTCCCTTTAACCTTTACCCTTTTCCCTAAGAGTGCAAAAACATATTTTTGCAAGAGGTCTAATGTCCATCATGCGACCAGTGGGGGCGATCACTAGATATTAGGTATGGATGGAACATCTTTGGCAGCAATTTCATTATTACTAATACGGAAAGTATAGTGCATTAAATAAGCTCGTTCTGAAGGGCGAAATACTGAAGATATATTAATAGCGATGGTTCATCATCGTATATATAAACGCCTCTATCCTTTTGTCATTTCTGTGATATCTTACGGTCAGTCTGCTACGCGTAATAGGTTATTAAATTCATCCTATCAGGTGAGTCTAATGGGTGAGGTACAACAAACACGAAATATTGTACCTTGAGGCTATCAAATAGTTGTTTAGCACCCCAATTTCTCGGCTCAAAAATTAGGAAGTAGATAATGACTGTAAACCAAATTATTGGAGATTCAAAAAATAATATTTTTGCAAACCTTGGTAAACATTTTTTTGCCTGGATGATGACTTCAAATAGTAGTAAATATGATAGAATTGTCAGCGATCGCAAACGTTCTCTTTTTGCTAATCTCCAAGGTAAAGTGTTAGAAATTGGTCCCAGAACAGGCGCTAACTTACCCTACTATCCTAAAGATATCCATTGGATAGGAATCGGGCCAAACTCACATACGCATTCCTCTCTCCAAAGACAAGCAGAAAAACTGGGTTTAAATATCGACCTCCGCATTGGTAATGCTGAATGGTTAGATGCTGAAGATAACAGTATAGATACTGTTGTTAGTACATTGGTTTTGTGTTCAGTGCCAAATATAGATTATACATTGCAGGCAATTTTAAGAGTACTTAAACCAGGTGGACGCTTTTTATTTATTGAACATGTTGCCGCACCTCAAGGAAGTTTATTGCGACAAATCCAAAACACAGTTAGTCCGAT
This portion of the Nostoc sp. GT001 genome encodes:
- a CDS encoding class I SAM-dependent methyltransferase → MTVNQIIGDSKNNIFANLGKHFFAWMMTSNSSKYDRIVSDRKRSLFANLQGKVLEIGPRTGANLPYYPKDIHWIGIGPNSHTHSSLQRQAEKLGLNIDLRIGNAEWLDAEDNSIDTVVSTLVLCSVPNIDYTLQAILRVLKPGGRFLFIEHVAAPQGSLLRQIQNTVSPIWKVIGDGCHPDRETWIALGNAGFSSIHYERFDAQLPIVSPHIIGVATK